One genomic region from Leptospira inadai serovar Lyme str. 10 encodes:
- a CDS encoding DoxX family protein, translated as METVSKGHLWTGRILSGLSIAFLSFDGILKFFLQNMPKDAMEAAAKLDYPMSLMPGIGTTLLVCTLLYAIPRTAILGAILLTGYLGGAVASHVRVSNPWASHILFPVYVGILLWGGLYLRFPKLRDFIPLQK; from the coding sequence ATGGAAACTGTTTCGAAAGGACACCTATGGACGGGTCGAATACTGAGCGGGCTATCGATCGCCTTTCTTTCGTTCGACGGTATTTTAAAATTTTTCCTTCAAAATATGCCCAAGGATGCTATGGAGGCAGCGGCTAAACTGGATTACCCAATGAGCTTAATGCCCGGCATCGGAACGACTTTATTGGTCTGCACTCTGTTATATGCAATTCCTCGAACCGCGATTCTAGGTGCGATTCTCTTGACGGGCTATCTAGGGGGTGCGGTTGCCTCCCACGTTCGCGTCTCAAATCCCTGGGCAAGTCATATATTATTTCCTGTTTATGTAGGTATCTTGCTATGGGGCGGACTCTATCTTAGATTTCCGAAATTGCGGGATTTTATTCCCTTGCAAAAATGA